The genome window TTCTCATCATGAGACATATTGAAACACATACAGAGGAAACATATCAACAGACCTACCACACGTTGAAGTCTTCAAGGAGATCCACATACAACGGATTTAAAGATTCAGTTAACGCTGCGCCGAATATGGACTCAAACCGCACAACACCTAGTACACAGAACCATCTCAACAACACCTCTATCTATCCCATTTTCTCTTCATGTAGTTTAACACTAATCAGCATAATCAGTCGCACATTACACCAACGCAAACGCCAAAAGACAGCCCCGCCGCGCCTGACCTAATGCCCCCAATATCGCGATAGATCCACCCACAGCGGATCCCTCAACCCACCACGGCCCCATCATCACCGAGCAAAACTTCAAAAAACATACAACACCAAGTATTCGCTGGTCGTCACCGACCCAACTACTAATCCGGCCCTCACTGGCTTATCTATGGGAGAGCGGACGGGATCCCGAGTTTTCCAGTGGGTATGGTCGTATGTGGCAGTGAACAGAGGCAGAGTCACTCATATTGTGAGATGGCGCACAACACCGAGTAGCCGTTCTTCCCCACTTAAACACACGACACCACACAAGAAATGACAGCTGATAAGGATAATTCACAGAGAGAAAGCTGTTTTGCTTTATTTGTCTTGACTGGAATAGTTTCTTCCTAATACCGTGACTGAGGGAAAGTCGCCAACCGCCACAACTCTCCTCATCTCGCGATGGAGGTTCCCCCCCGCCCAGTCACATAGCAAAGACCAGAGGTTTAGGGATTGCTCCAGCATAGAGAGAGCGTTACTTCAATTTTCAAATAAACCAGAGACAATATGGCTGTGTCAACAGGGCTCCTAGGATTTGCTTTTTGCAATCTAGCTTCGGCGCAGCTTCATCCGCACAGCGATAGGCACTCCGACTCATTTGGCTGCGTGAACCCGCCTTTGCATCACTCCCTACCTGTCCCACAACTAACGATATCCCTTCCCATCAGAGAAAAATCATGGCACAGCAACGCAGCAGTTCAAGTGATGGACACTTCAAGGTCCGCAGACTTCACTTCAACACGAGAATTTCCCTGTATCTACGCTGTTAATCTACGCCGTTGGCCCGTAGGGTGGCCAAATCACCTGGCTTCTCCTTGGCCATCACCAACATCACCGTGTAAACACTTTTTCAAACAGTCAAGGGAATCCGCATGCGACTATCTAAACCTCCCAACCTGCCTACTGCCTGAATCCCGAAGCAGAATAAATCCCATTCGTCAGTGTTCCTCCGTCCTATTGCCGAAGAACCTGCACACGCCTTATATGTGTTTGGGTAAGTCAAATCAATGCCTGGTAAGACTGGGTGTGGTGTTGTATGCAGTTTTGAGGTTGTTGTAATACATGAGCCATCGAGAGAGGCAAGGGGGTATTTCCTCCTCCCGAAAGTACGATCCACTTCCCATCACGCCAGGTACCCAAGCTCGTCGTCTTCGAGTCGCTCCAAGTACTCCTTGTCGAGCAGAATCTCTATGCACTTCTTGATGTCCGAAACCTTTGGCACGAAGCGCGACCGGATCTGGTTGATGGTCTCGCTGACGAGCTGAGTGTGCTTCATCTTCTTTCTGGCCTTCATGATACGAACGATGGCAGACTGTTACCTTGTTAGTACGTGAAAAATCACTGTCATAGAAATGGATGGACATACCTGCAGCAGAAGCTTGCGGTCCTCCTCGATCGTCTTGTTCGTCTCCACCTCCTCCTGCTTAGTCTCCTTGGCACCACCGAGGTTCAGGTTAACTCTGATCTTCTTGCTCTTGAAGTCATAGTTGAGGCGGAAGCTCTTGCCGGCCTCCGGCTTGCCTTCGGGTGACATAATGAGGACCTTGGCCTTGAGAAGAATGGCCAAGGCCTGGTCAAGGACCTCAGAGCTCAATAGGGTAATACCCGAAATATCCTCGTAAGTGTACTTGTCCTTATCGTTGTAAAGGAGCAGGATGGCCATTTGGTAGGCAGACACCTGGAATGTGTAAGGCGTCTTGCTGTTCTTGCAGTAGCCGGCCTTCAGCTCGCCCTTGCAAAGCTGCCACAGCCACGTGAGCTTGCGACCCTCGTGCCGGTTCTTGTAGAATCGGGTAAACCGCTCGCAGTCGTCATTGATCTCGTGTGGTGGAGTGAAGCTGGTGTTTGGTGCGGTCAGGGGCCAGAAACCAGTACCGAGGATGGAGTATTGGGAGTCGAGGGTAGTCTTAAGACCCTCAAGACCTGCGACATGCTCCTTGAAGCTGACATTAAGGTCCTTGGACGTCTGCATGTCCTGGAACATCCTCTGGAGCTTGTTGGTGTACTCGAAACCACACGCCTCCTTGAGTTTACTGATCATGCTCGTTTCCGCGTCGTCGGATGACGAGTTACTGTGCACCAGACGGCGGGCGAGCATGCGTGAGTAGAACTTCTGGAACACGTCCTTGTCCTCAATGTACTTGAAGACGGTCATAATCTGGGTGAGCGTGTTCTCCAACTCGCCCTCCTCGATGCCAGTGCTGCTCTTGCGCAACAACACATCTGTGTACTTGGCCAAGAGCTCTGGCGACTTGTTGGAGCCAGACTTGCAGACTTCGTTTCTGTTGATGAACTCGCGGCAGGCATTGTCCAAGGACCGCGTGAACTCGGCTTCGCCATCAAACGCACGCGTCACCAGACCTGAGTACTGGGAGTGGATCTCCAACAGCGCATCGACATAGACCTTTGGCTCCAGCTTCTCGGCGTCAGATGCCACCTTCTCCACAGCACTCAGACCTGCCTTGCGGACATGTGTCTCGAACCTCTGCCTCAGAGGATCCAAGCCCTCCGGAATCCTAGACAGTAGCTTGTACATCCTCGCCATATCTTCTTCTCTGTCGTTATCCAGGAGGACCTGGAATTCGTCGCGAAGTAGCGTAGAGTGATCGGCAATG of Colletotrichum lupini chromosome 8, complete sequence contains these proteins:
- a CDS encoding Cullin family protein, producing MSTAKMAPAVQMPPVPNREDIGATWKYLEAGIQRIMLDLERGIDMQIYMGVYTAVHNFCTSQKAVGLSVPQGSIGSGNHRGAHLLGEELYNKLIEYLKQHLEGLVQQSKTHTDEALLTFYIKEWNRYTIAAKYIHHLFRYLNRHWVKREMDEGKKNIYDVYTLHLVQWRRVLFEQVSTKVMEAVLKLVEKQRNGETIEYGQIKQVVDSFVSLGLDDADPTKSTLDVYRFHFERPFLAATKEYYQNESKQFVAENSVVEYMKKAETRLEEEEERVRMFLHADIITPLRKTCNQALIADHSTLLRDEFQVLLDNDREEDMARMYKLLSRIPEGLDPLRQRFETHVRKAGLSAVEKVASDAEKLEPKVYVDALLEIHSQYSGLVTRAFDGEAEFTRSLDNACREFINRNEVCKSGSNKSPELLAKYTDVLLRKSSTGIEEGELENTLTQIMTVFKYIEDKDVFQKFYSRMLARRLVHSNSSSDDAETSMISKLKEACGFEYTNKLQRMFQDMQTSKDLNVSFKEHVAGLEGLKTTLDSQYSILGTGFWPLTAPNTSFTPPHEINDDCERFTRFYKNRHEGRKLTWLWQLCKGELKAGYCKNSKTPYTFQVSAYQMAILLLYNDKDKYTYEDISGITLLSSEVLDQALAILLKAKVLIMSPEGKPEAGKSFRLNYDFKSKKIRVNLNLGGAKETKQEEVETNKTIEEDRKLLLQSAIVRIMKARKKMKHTQLVSETINQIRSRFVPKVSDIKKCIEILLDKEYLERLEDDELGYLA